From Bacteroidia bacterium, the proteins below share one genomic window:
- the mraY gene encoding phospho-N-acetylmuramoyl-pentapeptide-transferase has translation MIYYLFEYLDKLDVTGAGVWKYITFRTSMAVILSLLISLVFGKTLIKALQKLQVAETIRDLGLEGENSKKGTPTMGGLIIIGAILIPTLLFAKLSNVYIIIMIITTLWLGFIGFLDDYIKVFKKDKGGLAGKSKIIGQIGIGIIVGATLFFNKNVITRKHFTPEQAVNLNMDTSAMDKTIYNGALMYYQNEKSVKTNIPFLKNHEFDYAKILSFLGDDYQKYGWIVFIFMTIFIVTAVSNGANITDGIDGLAAGTSAIIGLTLGVLAYISGSILFASYLNIMYIPNLGELLVFAGAFVGACIGFLWYNSFPAQVFMGDTGSLTLGGIIAVFAIMIRKELLIPVLCGIFLVENLSVMIQVAYFKYTKKKYGEGKRIFLMSPIHHHYQKKGFHESKIVTRFWIIGILLAVLTIITLKLR, from the coding sequence ATGATATACTATCTATTTGAATACTTAGATAAATTGGATGTTACAGGGGCAGGTGTATGGAAGTATATAACTTTTAGAACCTCCATGGCTGTGATACTGTCTCTATTGATTTCGCTGGTTTTTGGCAAGACCCTAATCAAAGCATTGCAAAAGCTACAAGTGGCAGAAACAATCAGAGATTTAGGTCTTGAAGGCGAAAACAGCAAAAAAGGCACTCCTACCATGGGTGGACTCATCATCATTGGAGCGATACTCATTCCAACCCTATTATTTGCCAAACTCTCCAATGTATATATCATCATCATGATTATCACAACGCTATGGCTGGGTTTTATTGGCTTTCTTGATGACTATATAAAAGTATTCAAAAAGGACAAAGGAGGTTTAGCAGGGAAATCGAAGATTATTGGACAAATTGGAATAGGCATCATCGTAGGTGCAACACTCTTTTTTAACAAAAATGTAATTACACGCAAGCACTTTACCCCTGAACAAGCAGTAAATCTGAACATGGACACAAGTGCAATGGACAAGACAATCTACAATGGTGCTTTGATGTATTATCAAAATGAAAAATCAGTAAAAACAAATATTCCCTTCTTGAAAAATCATGAATTTGATTATGCCAAAATCCTTTCGTTCCTGGGTGATGACTACCAAAAATATGGATGGATTGTATTCATATTCATGACAATATTTATTGTTACAGCAGTATCCAACGGAGCAAACATAACGGACGGGATAGATGGTTTAGCAGCAGGGACATCCGCAATCATCGGGCTGACACTGGGAGTACTGGCATATATATCGGGCAGTATTCTCTTTGCAAGCTACTTAAACATTATGTACATACCCAACTTAGGCGAACTGCTGGTATTTGCAGGAGCCTTTGTCGGAGCTTGTATTGGTTTTCTTTGGTATAATTCATTCCCTGCGCAAGTTTTCATGGGTGACACCGGTAGCCTGACATTAGGAGGAATTATCGCGGTGTTTGCAATTATGATTCGTAAGGAGTTACTTATTCCTGTTCTGTGCGGTATTTTCTTAGTAGAAAACCTGAGCGTCATGATTCAAGTTGCCTATTTCAAATACACCAAGAAGAAATATGGCGAAGGCAAAAGAATTTTCCTGATGTCTCCCATTCATCATCACTACCAAAAGAAAGGATTTCATGAATCAAAAATAGTAACTCGATTCTGGATTATTGGAATCTTACTGGCAGTATTAACAATTATAACACTAAAACTAAGATGA